CGGCGCCGGATGCCGGACCGCGTCGACGCTTCTCGGTGTCGCGCGGCTGTTTCATCCGGACATCCTGGTCGAGATCGAAGCGACGGCGATGGCGTGAGGCAACGCGTCGAGATGACATCGCACACCGGAACGCGGCGTGCGTGGAGCGCGGTGCGGAATTTCCTGCGCGGCTTCGTAGGCATCGAGGCTGCGAGGCCCGGTGATGCGGCGAGACCCTGCAGCTCCCCGCACGACGCCCGTGCGGCGCTCGCCGCGCGCGCAGCGACGCGCAAGTCGTGCTGCTGACGATTCTTACTTGTCGATCCGGTAGTACACGTCGAGCCACGCAGCCCGCGCTGCTATGCTCGACGGATCGGCTCGACTCGCGAGAGCCCACAGCGCCTTGAGAATCCGCTCTTCCCAGGCCGCCCAGGTTTTCGTCTGCTCGTCGGCAAGCCGCGTCAGGACGTCGCCTTCGACCTGGACGCGAACGAACCCGTATTCCGCCATCAACCGGTCGAGCGTATCGACCGAGTAGCCGTGAAGATACGGGAACGTCACGAGGTTGTTCCACGCCATTGCGGCGAGCAGAACGCCGCGTAACGGAGCCCCGAGGCGTCCGAGCAGCGACATGCAGCCTTCGAAGCAGCGTCCGTTCGGAACCCGCACCACGAGCAGGCCGCCGGCACGCAGGCAGCGGCGCGCCGAACGCAGCGTCGGGTGCGGGTCGACGAGCTGATCGAACGTATTCCAGATCGCGACGCAGTCGGCGGCGGCTTCCGGAAAGCTCAGGTCGTCGACGCTCTCACGCAATACGGAGAGGCCCCTCGCCTCGCAGAATGCGGCGACCTCGCTGCCGGGATCGATCCCGTGGGCATCCCAGCCGAGCTCACGGCTGGCCGCGAGGAACCCGCCGACGAAGCTTCCGATCTCGACGAGCACCGGATCCGGCCGTGACAGCCACCGGCGAAGGTTTCGCGCCTTCGGCCGGAACAGCTCGAGCTGCGAGTCGAACAGCGCGCGCAGACGTTCTTCGCCGTAGGTGTCGGATGCGTACGCTCGTGCAATCTGCTCGGCCGGCGGCCTCGGATCGCGGAAAACCAGGCCGCAGGTCCGGCAGGCCACGACGTCGGTTGCATAGTTCTGCGTGAAGTCGGCGCGATCTTCGAGCGCCTGATCCGAACGCGTGCGCAGGCGCCGGCGATGAAACTCGACGAGGTAACGGCGCTGGGCGTCGAGGTCCGCGGCCGGCGCGATGGTGCGATG
This sequence is a window from Candidatus Limnocylindrales bacterium. Protein-coding genes within it:
- a CDS encoding methyltransferase domain-containing protein, with the protein product MSTPLQQPIGESKLEPLVETPCTVCGAGEHRTIAPAADLDAQRRYLVEFHRRRLRTRSDQALEDRADFTQNYATDVVACRTCGLVFRDPRPPAEQIARAYASDTYGEERLRALFDSQLELFRPKARNLRRWLSRPDPVLVEIGSFVGGFLAASRELGWDAHGIDPGSEVAAFCEARGLSVLRESVDDLSFPEAAADCVAIWNTFDQLVDPHPTLRSARRCLRAGGLLVVRVPNGRCFEGCMSLLGRLGAPLRGVLLAAMAWNNLVTFPYLHGYSVDTLDRLMAEYGFVRVQVEGDVLTRLADEQTKTWAAWEERILKALWALASRADPSSIAARAAWLDVYYRIDK